Proteins encoded in a region of the Calditerrivibrio sp. genome:
- a CDS encoding class II fructose-1,6-bisphosphate aldolase — protein sequence MNVSYKELGLVSTREMFKKAMEGKYAVPAYNFNNLEQLQAIIQACVETRSPVILQVSKGAREYANATILRYLALGATKLAEELGYKIPIALHLDHGDSFEICKSCVDYGFSSVMIDGSHLPFEENIALTKQVVDYAHQFDVTVEGELGVLAGIEDDVSADHSHYTDPAQVEEFVSRTGVDSLAISIGTSHGAYKFKVKPGEEVPPLRFDILEEVEKRLPGFPIVLHGASSVVPEYVELINKYGGKLEGAVGVPEEQLRRAAASAVCKINIDSDGRLAFTAKVREYLAKNPTEFDPRKYLKPAREELVKLYKHKNINVLGSAGKA from the coding sequence ATGAATGTAAGCTACAAAGAATTAGGTCTTGTAAGCACAAGGGAGATGTTTAAAAAGGCAATGGAGGGTAAATATGCAGTCCCCGCCTACAATTTCAACAATCTTGAGCAACTTCAGGCTATTATTCAGGCATGTGTCGAGACGAGATCTCCAGTGATCCTTCAAGTGTCAAAAGGGGCAAGGGAGTATGCTAATGCAACGATATTAAGGTATTTGGCTTTGGGTGCTACTAAATTAGCTGAAGAGTTGGGGTATAAAATCCCTATAGCTCTCCATCTTGATCATGGTGATAGCTTTGAAATTTGTAAGTCGTGTGTAGATTACGGTTTTTCTTCAGTCATGATAGATGGTTCCCATTTACCATTTGAGGAAAATATTGCCCTTACGAAACAAGTGGTGGATTATGCCCATCAGTTTGATGTAACTGTAGAAGGTGAGCTTGGCGTTCTTGCAGGTATAGAGGATGATGTTTCGGCCGATCATTCCCATTATACAGACCCGGCACAGGTGGAGGAGTTTGTTTCAAGAACCGGTGTTGATTCTCTGGCTATATCTATAGGTACATCCCATGGAGCATACAAGTTTAAGGTCAAGCCGGGAGAAGAGGTGCCACCTTTAAGATTTGATATCCTTGAAGAGGTTGAAAAAAGACTACCGGGTTTTCCTATTGTTCTACATGGGGCTTCATCGGTGGTGCCAGAATATGTTGAACTTATCAATAAATATGGAGGAAAACTTGAGGGTGCTGTTGGGGTACCTGAGGAACAGCTTAGAAGGGCAGCAGCAAGTGCAGTATGTAAGATCAATATAGATAGTGATGGTAGACTTGCTTTCACGGCTAAGGTGAGGGAGTATCTTGCAAAGAATCCAACAGAATTTGACCCGAGAAAGTATCTGAAACCTGCCAGAGAAGAACTGGTTAAGCTGTATAAGCATAAGAATATCAATGTGTTAGGCAGTGCAGGGAAAGCTTAA
- the mtnA gene encoding S-methyl-5-thioribose-1-phosphate isomerase, which produces MKEHIFWDGEKLILLDQRKLPFAEEFVTCYCLEDVARAIKDMVVRGAPAIGIAAAYGVVLGVKKGFRRKDIFDILINTRPTAVNLRWALLRCFKEMDEGKDVEIVVKNIHYEDLEINKRIGAYGEVLIKDGDNILTHCNAGALATGGFGTALGVIRSAYYSGKKIHVYVDETRPYLQGARLTSYELLEEGIDCTLICDNMAGYLMQKGLIDSVVVGADRIARNGDVANKIGTYSLAILAYHHQIPFYVAAPLSTFDLSIKDKDEVVVEERDGDEVRSVFGVKVAPDNIKVFNPSFDVTPHPFITCIITERGIIYPPFEENIAKAFNT; this is translated from the coding sequence TCAAAGGAAGTTGCCTTTTGCTGAAGAGTTTGTGACATGCTATTGTTTAGAGGATGTGGCAAGAGCAATTAAGGATATGGTTGTAAGGGGAGCACCGGCTATTGGGATAGCTGCGGCGTATGGAGTAGTTTTGGGAGTGAAAAAAGGTTTTCGGCGAAAAGATATCTTCGACATTCTCATAAACACAAGACCTACTGCTGTAAATCTAAGATGGGCGCTATTGAGGTGTTTTAAAGAGATGGATGAAGGCAAGGATGTGGAGATTGTAGTAAAAAATATTCACTATGAGGACCTTGAGATAAATAAAAGGATTGGTGCTTACGGTGAAGTTTTAATAAAAGATGGAGATAATATACTTACCCATTGTAATGCAGGTGCCTTAGCCACAGGGGGTTTTGGTACTGCTTTAGGGGTGATTAGATCAGCTTATTATAGTGGAAAAAAGATACATGTGTATGTGGATGAGACCAGACCTTATCTTCAGGGGGCAAGGTTGACAAGTTATGAACTGTTAGAAGAGGGGATAGATTGTACATTAATTTGCGACAACATGGCTGGTTATTTGATGCAGAAAGGTTTGATAGATAGTGTTGTAGTTGGTGCAGACCGAATAGCAAGAAATGGTGATGTGGCTAATAAGATTGGTACATACAGTTTAGCAATTTTAGCATATCATCACCAAATACCTTTTTATGTGGCGGCACCTCTTAGTACGTTTGATCTAAGTATAAAAGATAAAGATGAGGTTGTTGTTGAGGAAAGAGATGGAGATGAGGTTAGGTCTGTTTTCGGAGTAAAAGTGGCTCCAGATAACATTAAGGTCTTTAATCCATCCTTTGACGTGACCCCTCATCCCTTTATAACCTGTATAATCACTGAAAGGGGGATAATATATCCCCCTTTTGAGGAAAATATAGCAAAAGCTTTTAATACTTAA